One Flavobacterium sp. 90 DNA segment encodes these proteins:
- a CDS encoding helix-turn-helix transcriptional regulator yields the protein MDDIIKFDTISQYNAFNKQETLHPLISLVYLDNADPRQHRKLNYSFYTIFLKQVYCGDLRYGLSNYDYEEGTLIFLAPGQVIGQNSDEYYQPQGIALVFHPDLLHGTSLGKKVQNYSFFSYASNEALHLSEQEKQIILDCLTKINHELKHAIDKHSKHLIVANIELFLDYCTRFYDRQFITRDTVHKGVLERFEDLLNSYFSSDKPLKMGLPAVAYFADELNLSPNYFGDLIKKETGKTAQEYIQSKVIEVAKERIFDQSKSLSEIAYTLGFKYPQHFTRLFKQRVGVSPNEYRLLN from the coding sequence ATGGATGATATTATAAAATTTGATACAATAAGTCAATACAATGCTTTTAATAAGCAGGAAACGCTGCATCCTTTAATAAGTCTTGTTTACTTAGATAATGCAGATCCAAGACAACACCGAAAATTGAATTATAGTTTTTATACAATTTTTTTGAAACAAGTCTATTGTGGTGATTTACGTTATGGATTGAGTAACTATGATTATGAAGAAGGAACATTGATTTTTTTGGCTCCCGGACAAGTTATCGGTCAAAATAGTGACGAATATTATCAGCCTCAGGGAATTGCGTTAGTATTTCATCCTGATTTATTGCATGGTACATCACTTGGTAAAAAGGTTCAGAATTACAGCTTTTTTTCTTACGCTTCAAACGAAGCATTGCATTTATCCGAACAGGAAAAACAAATAATTTTAGATTGTCTCACCAAGATTAATCATGAGTTGAAACATGCAATTGATAAACACAGTAAACATTTGATTGTAGCAAATATTGAACTGTTTTTAGATTATTGTACTCGTTTTTACGACCGACAATTTATAACGAGAGATACAGTGCATAAAGGAGTTTTGGAAAGGTTTGAAGATTTATTGAATAGTTATTTTTCATCTGATAAACCTTTGAAAATGGGATTGCCCGCAGTTGCCTATTTTGCTGATGAACTTAATTTATCGCCTAATTATTTTGGAGATTTAATAAAAAAAGAAACAGGCAAAACCGCTCAGGAATACATACAATCTAAAGTTATTGAAGTTGCAAAAGAAAGAATATTTGACCAGAGTAAATCTCTGAGCGAAATTGCTTATACATTGGGATTTAAGTATCCACAGCATTTTACGCGATTGTTTAAACAAAGAGTTGGAGTTTCACCAAATGAATACAGACTCTTAAATTGA
- a CDS encoding TonB-dependent receptor, whose translation MHKFLYCFLVTLLVSTTTVFAQTTGVISGQVKLVDGQPFASASVSIVELNRSTLTDVNGNYSFKNIPAATYHIKIQALGAAEKDIETTVTAGGIATVDYQLPEENVMALQEVTVSGAVNRFSKKESKYVARLPLKNLENPQVYNTVSKEVIIEQSAVDLGSISKNVPGAGIPMIANQGRVTFRSRGFETEPNARNGVAGQAFSSIDPVNLERIEAIKGPSATLFGASVASSYGGVYNRVTKKPYNDFGGEVSYSGGSYNLNRLTVDVNTPVNEDKTALFRLNGATTQQKSFQDLGFTKNISIAPSFSYQITDKLSLLLDVEFGQEEGTSVVRFNPFNKSNTTRSIVDIAFPYERTFMSNDLVYNTQMLNIFGQINYKISEEWTSQTIFSRARSTIDGNITAINALSDTTARVQVISGNTNFIATDLQQNFIGDFKIGKFRNRMVIGLDYYNNYNDFDRLTINTDTFDFINPPANSGTNLQIVNAMAQAGKGTLRKEKNRDNTYAAYVSDVFNITDRLLAMASLRVDRYEYLGVYNIATGVTAGGIGANGTSAGPYNQTSLSQKMGLVYELSKDHLSLFSNYMNGFLNKSGQALDGTAFKPEHANQLEFGVKGDVFEHRLVGTLSYYDIQVANSLRQDPTDPTYSIQDGTQRSKGFEAEFTANPFSGFNVIAGYAYNDSKYTKADTSVNGLRPALSGPANTVNVWLSYRVPEGKFEGFGAGFGGNYGSMSYVINTQTTKVTIPEYKMLDAALYYDQPKYRISFKVNNLTSEKAWNVRLTPQAPAQFIGSFALKF comes from the coding sequence ATGCACAAATTTTTATACTGTTTTCTGGTAACTCTACTAGTAAGCACAACTACTGTTTTTGCCCAAACTACGGGCGTAATTTCCGGACAGGTTAAACTTGTTGACGGTCAGCCTTTTGCCTCAGCTTCTGTTTCTATAGTCGAATTAAACCGTTCTACACTTACTGATGTAAATGGTAATTATAGCTTCAAAAATATTCCTGCTGCAACTTATCATATCAAAATTCAGGCGTTGGGAGCTGCTGAAAAAGATATTGAAACTACTGTAACTGCCGGAGGAATTGCAACGGTTGATTATCAATTACCCGAAGAAAATGTTATGGCTTTACAAGAAGTAACGGTTTCTGGCGCTGTAAACAGATTTTCTAAAAAAGAAAGTAAATATGTTGCGCGTCTTCCTCTTAAAAATCTTGAAAATCCACAGGTTTACAATACCGTTTCTAAAGAAGTTATTATTGAACAATCTGCGGTTGACTTGGGAAGTATTTCTAAAAACGTTCCTGGCGCAGGTATTCCAATGATTGCTAATCAAGGACGTGTAACTTTTCGTTCCCGCGGATTTGAAACAGAACCTAATGCACGAAATGGTGTAGCCGGACAAGCTTTCTCTTCAATAGATCCGGTAAATTTAGAACGCATTGAAGCTATTAAAGGACCTTCGGCAACTTTGTTTGGAGCAAGTGTAGCTAGTAGTTATGGAGGTGTTTACAACCGTGTAACCAAAAAACCTTATAATGATTTTGGCGGAGAAGTTTCTTATTCAGGAGGAAGTTACAATTTAAATCGTCTTACTGTAGATGTGAATACTCCGGTAAACGAAGATAAAACTGCATTGTTCAGACTTAACGGTGCTACAACGCAGCAAAAAAGTTTTCAGGATCTTGGTTTTACAAAAAACATAAGTATTGCGCCAAGTTTCTCTTACCAAATCACAGACAAACTTTCGTTGTTACTTGATGTAGAATTTGGTCAGGAAGAGGGTACTTCTGTAGTGCGTTTCAACCCTTTCAATAAAAGTAATACAACGAGATCTATTGTTGATATCGCTTTCCCTTACGAAAGAACTTTCATGAGTAATGATTTGGTTTACAATACTCAAATGCTAAATATCTTTGGACAGATTAATTATAAAATATCCGAAGAATGGACTTCGCAAACTATTTTCTCAAGAGCCAGATCTACTATCGATGGTAACATCACGGCAATTAATGCATTGAGTGATACTACGGCTCGTGTTCAGGTAATTTCTGGTAATACAAACTTTATCGCGACAGATCTTCAACAGAATTTTATTGGTGATTTTAAAATCGGAAAGTTTAGAAACCGTATGGTTATTGGATTGGATTATTACAATAATTACAACGATTTTGACCGATTAACAATCAATACTGATACTTTTGATTTTATAAATCCTCCTGCAAACTCAGGAACAAATCTGCAAATTGTAAATGCAATGGCTCAGGCAGGAAAAGGTACTTTGCGTAAAGAAAAAAACAGAGACAATACGTATGCAGCTTATGTTTCTGATGTTTTTAATATAACTGACCGATTATTAGCAATGGCAAGTTTGCGTGTTGATCGTTATGAATATCTTGGTGTTTACAACATTGCAACTGGTGTTACTGCCGGCGGAATTGGTGCAAATGGAACTTCTGCGGGACCATACAACCAAACTTCTCTTTCTCAAAAAATGGGATTAGTTTATGAATTAAGCAAAGATCATTTATCATTATTTTCGAATTATATGAATGGTTTCCTTAACAAAAGCGGACAAGCTCTTGACGGAACGGCATTCAAACCGGAACATGCAAATCAATTAGAATTTGGTGTAAAAGGAGATGTTTTTGAGCACCGTCTTGTTGGAACATTGAGTTATTATGATATTCAAGTTGCAAATTCGTTAAGACAAGATCCTACAGATCCTACTTATTCTATTCAGGATGGTACACAGAGAAGTAAAGGTTTTGAAGCAGAATTTACTGCAAATCCATTTTCAGGATTCAATGTAATTGCCGGATATGCTTATAATGACAGCAAATATACAAAAGCTGATACATCAGTAAATGGCTTACGCCCTGCCCTTTCTGGTCCTGCAAATACAGTGAACGTGTGGTTAAGTTACCGTGTACCCGAAGGTAAATTTGAAGGTTTTGGTGCCGGTTTTGGTGGTAATTACGGAAGTATGTCTTACGTGATCAATACCCAAACTACAAAGGTTACAATTCCGGAATATAAAATGTTGGATGCGGCTTTATATTACGATCAGCCGAAATACAGAATTAGCTTCAAAGTGAATAACCTTACCAGCGAAAAAGCTTGGAACGTGAGACTAACTCCTCAAGCTCCTGCTCAATTTATTGGTAGTTTTGCTTTGAAATTCTAA
- a CDS encoding helix-turn-helix transcriptional regulator, whose translation MKKKIKLKQLRLERDITQEVMADRLAMTQATYSRKERGVIDITEEEWSKITEVLGVKKEDVFEDNVRKNIISHNLNKQFEVLPASLLEKIEFLTKENQELKERLKKYESKDR comes from the coding sequence TTGAAAAAGAAAATCAAATTAAAGCAATTACGGTTAGAACGAGACATAACCCAGGAAGTGATGGCAGATCGTCTTGCCATGACACAGGCGACCTATAGCCGAAAAGAAAGAGGGGTAATTGATATAACTGAGGAAGAATGGAGTAAAATAACCGAAGTTCTGGGCGTAAAAAAAGAAGATGTATTTGAAGATAATGTTAGAAAAAATATAATATCTCATAACCTCAATAAACAATTCGAAGTCCTTCCGGCTTCTTTACTTGAAAAAATTGAGTTTCTAACCAAAGAAAACCAAGAGCTTAAAGAAAGACTAAAAAAATACGAGTCTAAAGATCGCTAA
- a CDS encoding EamA family transporter — protein MWWIFALLSAFFAALTAIFAKMGIKGVDTDLATAIRTVIILILAWGIAFFRGGTNSIHLLTKQNLIFLCLSGIATGLSWIFYFKALQVGKVSQVAPVDKLSVAIAIVLSVIFLNEKISPLGIIGVIMIIGGTIIIIYS, from the coding sequence ATGTGGTGGATATTTGCGTTGCTTTCAGCATTCTTTGCTGCGCTGACAGCAATTTTTGCTAAAATGGGAATTAAAGGTGTTGACACAGATTTGGCTACAGCAATCAGAACTGTTATTATCCTGATTCTCGCGTGGGGAATTGCCTTTTTCAGAGGCGGCACAAACAGCATTCATTTATTGACGAAGCAAAATCTGATTTTTCTATGCCTTTCGGGAATTGCAACAGGTTTATCATGGATATTTTATTTTAAAGCTCTACAAGTTGGGAAAGTTTCGCAAGTAGCGCCGGTCGATAAATTAAGTGTCGCCATTGCTATAGTTCTCTCAGTAATTTTTTTAAACGAAAAAATTAGTCCGCTTGGGATTATAGGCGTTATTATGATTATTGGAGGAACAATAATAATTATATACAGCTAA
- a CDS encoding TonB-dependent receptor yields MRYFILSLISLFSFAVAAQSPNTKGKITGKVIDSETKIPIEMAIVSVYKIGETKVLNGQTTDQNGAFVIDNLPVGEYRITVDFISYKEVLFNTIKVNFDLVNLGNISLAPSSNQLDEVKIVSKTQTVQNKIDKMVYNTANDLTSQGGVATDILKNVPMVSVDIDGNVELQGNPNIRFLINGKPSSIFGASVSDALQSIPASQIKSIEVITSPGAKYDAAGTGGIINIVLKESKVQGINSSINLSAGTRLENGSFNLNARKGNFGIGVYFSGNKQLNTKTKSSSDRISYNATRDSINRLYQNGVNPFTRSGYQTGINANWSITPKDELTATLGYNHFENNSSGMTLQDQTSSLSNGTVLSEIISERNSVSNFKNNATDWSLGYKKTFEREDQELNFLVTSSYGRSQNDASQQTAFQDNVDPVSGLRSNNPGKDHQMDFSLDFVRPLAKGFTLEMGSKVSLEKIDNNVVTDTLATDGSYINNQGQTYAFQYKRKIYAAYLSTSFALFNNFLEGRAGLRYERTNTTADFIGVSIPDYNTFAPSFTVQHKFSEDQSIKFAYSYRIERPDYEELNPFFNISDPHNISTGNPFLKPEIGNRFELGYSKTFVNNANIYFSGYYRRNTDDIQSFSTFHSVLDVNGTQYTDVTLTQRYNVGTQTDIGVSIFGSVKLDDKLNIRTTLEFGDRTTTNPALPTVSGFNYRANLNLSYQFAPTMMGEIFGNYRSSQKNIQGDRPASFFYNLALRKQFLHKNASLGITMANPFNKYMSQRSTRYGESFNQINIKEIPVQSFGISLSYKFGKLEFKKGESDNNNDPQQPTI; encoded by the coding sequence ATGCGTTATTTTATACTAAGCCTGATTTCATTATTCTCCTTCGCAGTTGCTGCACAATCCCCAAATACAAAAGGTAAAATCACCGGAAAAGTGATCGATTCCGAAACCAAAATTCCGATAGAAATGGCAATAGTGAGTGTCTATAAAATAGGAGAAACCAAAGTGCTAAATGGCCAGACTACAGATCAAAACGGAGCGTTTGTCATTGATAATCTTCCTGTTGGAGAATACAGAATCACGGTTGATTTTATAAGTTATAAAGAAGTTTTATTCAATACAATAAAAGTAAATTTCGATTTAGTAAATCTTGGAAATATTTCTTTAGCGCCTTCATCCAATCAACTTGATGAAGTAAAAATTGTTTCAAAAACTCAGACCGTTCAAAACAAAATCGACAAAATGGTTTACAATACTGCCAATGATTTGACAAGTCAAGGCGGCGTTGCTACTGATATTTTAAAGAATGTTCCGATGGTAAGTGTCGATATTGACGGAAATGTAGAATTACAGGGAAATCCTAACATTCGGTTTTTAATCAACGGAAAACCTTCAAGTATATTTGGCGCCAGTGTTTCGGATGCATTGCAGTCAATTCCGGCAAGTCAAATCAAAAGTATTGAGGTAATAACAAGTCCTGGGGCAAAATATGACGCTGCAGGAACTGGCGGAATTATAAATATTGTTTTAAAAGAAAGCAAAGTTCAGGGCATTAACAGCAGCATTAATTTATCAGCTGGAACGCGTCTTGAAAATGGTTCTTTTAACCTAAATGCACGAAAAGGGAATTTTGGAATTGGAGTTTATTTTAGCGGAAACAAACAATTAAATACGAAAACAAAAAGCTCGAGTGACCGTATTTCGTACAATGCAACGAGAGATAGTATCAATAGATTGTATCAAAATGGAGTAAATCCTTTTACCAGAAGCGGATACCAAACCGGGATAAATGCAAACTGGAGTATAACACCAAAAGATGAATTAACGGCTACTTTGGGCTACAATCATTTTGAGAATAATTCCTCAGGAATGACATTGCAAGATCAGACTTCATCATTGTCTAACGGAACGGTTTTATCGGAAATTATAAGTGAAAGAAATTCAGTAAGTAATTTTAAAAATAATGCTACCGATTGGAGTTTAGGCTATAAAAAGACCTTTGAGAGGGAAGATCAGGAATTGAATTTTCTGGTAACATCAAGTTATGGAAGAAGCCAAAATGATGCTTCACAACAAACTGCTTTTCAGGATAATGTTGATCCCGTTTCCGGATTAAGAAGTAATAATCCCGGGAAAGATCATCAAATGGATTTCTCTCTTGATTTTGTGCGTCCGCTTGCTAAGGGATTTACACTCGAAATGGGATCAAAAGTTTCCTTGGAGAAAATCGATAATAATGTCGTAACCGATACTCTGGCAACAGACGGATCGTATATAAATAATCAGGGACAAACGTACGCTTTTCAATACAAGAGAAAAATTTATGCAGCTTATTTATCGACGTCTTTTGCCTTGTTCAATAACTTTCTGGAAGGAAGAGCAGGACTTCGATACGAGCGTACCAATACAACTGCTGATTTCATTGGCGTTTCTATTCCGGATTATAATACTTTTGCGCCCTCTTTTACGGTTCAGCATAAATTTAGTGAAGATCAGTCTATAAAATTCGCTTATAGTTATCGTATCGAAAGACCAGATTACGAAGAGCTGAATCCGTTTTTTAATATCAGTGATCCGCATAATATCAGTACGGGAAATCCATTTTTAAAACCCGAAATAGGCAATCGTTTTGAATTGGGTTACAGCAAAACATTTGTAAATAATGCCAATATTTATTTCTCAGGATATTACAGAAGAAATACAGACGATATTCAAAGTTTTAGCACATTTCATTCTGTTTTAGACGTAAACGGAACGCAATATACAGATGTTACGTTAACGCAGCGCTACAACGTTGGAACACAAACCGATATTGGAGTAAGTATATTTGGATCTGTTAAACTGGATGATAAACTGAACATCAGAACGACTCTTGAATTTGGAGATCGTACTACTACAAATCCGGCTTTGCCAACTGTGAGCGGTTTTAATTACAGAGCAAATTTGAATTTAAGTTATCAGTTTGCGCCTACGATGATGGGAGAGATATTTGGAAATTACCGTTCTTCTCAGAAAAATATTCAAGGCGATCGTCCAGCTTCCTTTTTTTATAATCTGGCTTTGAGAAAGCAATTTTTACATAAAAATGCAAGTTTGGGAATTACTATGGCAAATCCTTTTAATAAGTATATGAGCCAAAGATCTACGCGATATGGCGAAAGTTTTAATCAAATAAATATTAAGGAAATTCCGGTTCAGTCTTTTGGGATTTCGCTTAGCTATAAATTCGGAAAACTCGAGTTTAAAAAAGGAGAATCGGACAATAATAATGATCCGCAACAGCCAACAATTTAA
- a CDS encoding YncE family protein: MKYLSLILFLFFVPFLKAQNIKLSKEIKVGGNLGWDYLSVDEASQRLFVSHGNVVNVIDLKTEKVIGTISDTKGVHGIAIANDLNKAFITDGAENAVTVINLNTFELIEKVAIQGIKPDAVLYDKFSKKVFVFNAKTNDATVLDALTNKVVKTIPLDGKPEFSVTNAKGLVYVNIEDKNQIKVIDATKLEVLHSWDISPGDEPSGLAFDSDNNRLFSVCGNSILVVTNADTGKVITKLPIDEGSDGVFFDEKRKLVFSSNGSGTLSVIKQKDKDHYAVLQTVKTAKGARTLTMSKATGTLYLPTASFGEAPAATNDNPNPRAPITPDSFKILVLK, translated from the coding sequence ATGAAATATTTATCGCTGATTTTGTTTTTGTTTTTCGTTCCTTTTTTAAAGGCTCAAAATATAAAATTATCCAAAGAAATTAAAGTCGGAGGAAATTTAGGATGGGATTATTTATCTGTTGATGAAGCTTCACAGCGATTATTTGTTTCTCACGGAAATGTGGTGAATGTTATTGATCTAAAAACAGAAAAAGTAATAGGCACAATATCCGATACAAAAGGAGTTCATGGGATTGCAATTGCCAATGATCTTAACAAAGCTTTTATAACCGATGGTGCTGAAAATGCTGTAACGGTAATCAATTTAAACACATTTGAACTTATTGAAAAAGTAGCGATCCAAGGCATAAAACCTGATGCTGTACTTTATGATAAATTTTCAAAGAAAGTTTTTGTCTTTAATGCTAAAACTAATGATGCCACGGTTCTGGATGCATTGACGAATAAAGTTGTCAAAACAATTCCGCTTGATGGAAAACCTGAATTTTCGGTTACTAATGCTAAAGGATTGGTGTACGTAAATATTGAAGACAAAAATCAGATAAAAGTTATAGATGCCACCAAATTAGAAGTATTGCATTCCTGGGATATTTCGCCTGGTGATGAACCTTCTGGATTGGCTTTCGATTCAGATAACAATAGACTTTTTAGTGTTTGTGGAAATTCAATTTTGGTAGTAACCAACGCAGATACGGGAAAAGTTATCACAAAACTTCCTATAGATGAAGGTTCTGATGGTGTTTTTTTCGATGAAAAAAGAAAACTGGTTTTTAGTTCAAACGGATCAGGAACGCTGTCTGTTATTAAACAAAAAGATAAAGACCATTATGCGGTTCTACAAACCGTAAAAACGGCTAAAGGCGCCAGAACGCTCACAATGAGTAAAGCTACAGGCACTTTGTATCTTCCAACAGCGAGTTTTGGAGAAGCTCCGGCTGCAACAAATGATAATCCAAATCCACGTGCGCCAATTACGCCGGATTCTTTTAAGATTCTCGTGCTAAAGTAA
- a CDS encoding TolC family protein — protein MKRYFFFILVLILIGSKSFSQEKDLFYFINKARTNSPLLADYQNQIKISTLDSLLNRASYKTQVAANLNANYAPVINGYGYDTALSNGQMVSALVGFNQRILGKGQISSQAESFKLIKDALVINKKIAVKDLDKSIISQYITAFGTEEQMVFNNKVTTLLKEEEVILKKLTKNSIYKQTDYLIFNATIKQQELTALQLKQQYQNDLALLNYLTGEKDTAEIKLKSPDLTIKPDQEQSNIFLKQFETDSLKIKNADKLIDNNYKPSLSVLGDAGYNSSFIYQGYKNFGFSVGLGLSIPIYDGNQRSLQHHKNSMALATNEGYTKNFKRQYDQQLFLLNQRISQSTETNKMLQSQLSVAEALIEANKKLLLSGDAQITEYIIALSNLISIENAITQNSVNNLQTINEINYWKSNE, from the coding sequence ATGAAAAGGTATTTTTTCTTCATACTTGTTTTGATTTTGATTGGTTCCAAATCTTTCTCTCAGGAGAAAGATTTGTTTTACTTCATAAACAAAGCAAGGACAAATTCTCCCTTACTGGCAGATTATCAAAATCAGATTAAAATCTCAACTCTTGATAGTCTCCTGAACAGGGCTTCTTATAAAACTCAGGTGGCAGCAAATTTAAATGCAAATTATGCTCCTGTAATTAACGGTTATGGTTATGATACCGCTTTGAGTAACGGTCAGATGGTTTCGGCGCTAGTTGGTTTTAACCAAAGAATATTAGGAAAAGGGCAAATTAGTTCGCAGGCAGAATCTTTCAAATTGATCAAAGATGCTTTGGTAATCAACAAAAAGATTGCGGTAAAAGATTTGGATAAAAGTATTATTTCACAATATATAACCGCTTTTGGTACAGAAGAACAAATGGTTTTTAATAATAAAGTTACAACACTTTTAAAAGAAGAAGAAGTAATCTTAAAGAAACTGACTAAAAATTCTATTTACAAACAAACAGATTATCTGATTTTTAACGCTACTATAAAACAACAGGAACTTACCGCTTTACAGCTAAAACAGCAATATCAAAATGATCTCGCACTTTTAAATTACCTCACAGGAGAAAAAGATACGGCTGAAATAAAATTGAAATCCCCCGATTTAACTATAAAACCGGATCAGGAACAAAGCAATATTTTTCTGAAACAATTTGAAACCGACAGCTTAAAAATTAAAAATGCCGATAAACTAATTGATAATAATTATAAACCTTCACTTTCTGTTTTGGGAGATGCAGGATACAATTCGAGTTTTATCTATCAAGGCTATAAAAACTTCGGATTTAGTGTTGGTTTAGGGTTGAGTATTCCTATTTATGATGGAAATCAGCGAAGTCTTCAGCATCACAAAAATAGTATGGCGCTGGCAACAAATGAAGGTTATACTAAGAATTTTAAAAGGCAATACGATCAGCAATTATTTCTTTTAAATCAAAGAATTAGTCAAAGTACCGAAACCAATAAAATGCTGCAATCACAGCTTTCTGTTGCCGAAGCGCTTATTGAAGCAAATAAAAAACTATTGCTCAGTGGAGACGCTCAAATCACAGAATACATTATTGCGCTTAGTAATCTTATTTCGATTGAGAATGCCATTACGCAAAACAGTGTCAATAATCTTCAGACAATTAACGAAATCAATTACTGGAAATCAAATGAATAA
- a CDS encoding efflux RND transporter periplasmic adaptor subunit has translation MNKYTYKTAGFLFLMMLILVSCNKTASTEAPVAVSVPVTVTHIDTTAIESYIDLNATTSYLIKNTIKANTTGYLETVKVASNDFVSNHQLLFSLKTREAKVLGNTINKIDPSLNFGNAIQVRATCDGYVNAVNVQKGDYVQDGDVLAIINDAKSFSIVLSLPYELRKFVAVNQILNVSLPDGTSMQTKVDKYMPTVDPASQTQNVILKSIKAVNIPENLIVKVRIDKTDENKTISLPKQAVLSDETQTDFWIMKVVGHNMAIKIPVKKGIESEDKIEILSPKLNTTDQILLTGNYGVGDSIKIKIINK, from the coding sequence ATGAATAAATACACCTATAAAACCGCGGGATTTTTATTTCTAATGATGCTAATTTTAGTTTCCTGCAATAAAACTGCCTCAACAGAAGCGCCTGTAGCTGTTAGTGTTCCGGTAACGGTTACGCATATTGATACTACAGCAATTGAAAGTTATATTGATCTGAATGCGACAACATCTTATTTGATCAAAAATACCATTAAAGCCAATACAACAGGATATTTAGAAACAGTAAAAGTGGCATCAAATGATTTTGTTTCGAATCATCAATTATTGTTTTCACTAAAAACACGTGAAGCAAAAGTTTTGGGAAATACAATTAATAAAATTGATCCAAGTCTGAATTTTGGAAACGCGATACAAGTAAGAGCAACTTGCGACGGATATGTAAATGCAGTAAATGTTCAAAAAGGAGATTATGTGCAAGATGGCGATGTTCTGGCGATTATTAATGATGCCAAAAGTTTCTCGATTGTGCTGAGTCTTCCGTATGAGTTAAGAAAGTTTGTTGCTGTTAATCAAATATTGAATGTTTCGTTACCGGATGGAACTTCAATGCAGACCAAAGTCGATAAATATATGCCAACTGTTGATCCGGCATCACAAACTCAAAATGTGATTTTAAAAAGTATAAAAGCGGTTAATATTCCGGAGAATTTAATTGTAAAAGTCAGGATTGATAAAACGGATGAAAACAAAACAATAAGTCTTCCTAAACAAGCTGTTTTGAGCGATGAAACTCAAACTGATTTCTGGATTATGAAAGTAGTCGGGCATAATATGGCTATAAAAATTCCTGTAAAAAAAGGGATCGAATCTGAAGATAAAATAGAGATTCTTTCTCCAAAATTAAATACTACAGATCAAATTCTGCTAACGGGAAATTATGGAGTAGGAGACAGCATCAAAATAAAAATCATCAACAAATAA